In a single window of the Bacillus carboniphilus genome:
- a CDS encoding leucine-rich repeat domain-containing protein: MKKQVGIVLLIAVLGFIGITLFVGTPKQQVVFEDDRLRKALLKYDLDDNGVLTVDEAKQVEILKLPREGNYFNYKGMEAFTNIRELHIKENKITDLSFLNSCENLKKIDFSYNHVKDLSPLKACENLESVQFAFNQVTDLSPLTSLTNMTELNAIGNRLQTMAPVSEMKAVKILLLNFNQIEELSPLEDHPNLEELQILENKINSVEPLLTAMNLRKLYVQGIIPIEDYDLLKKHPNYSERFFQ; encoded by the coding sequence ATGAAGAAACAAGTTGGAATCGTACTTCTTATAGCAGTTCTCGGATTTATTGGCATCACCCTATTTGTAGGAACTCCGAAACAACAGGTTGTGTTTGAGGATGATCGCTTACGAAAGGCATTATTAAAGTATGACCTGGATGATAACGGTGTGTTGACCGTGGATGAAGCCAAACAGGTGGAAATTTTAAAGCTTCCCAGAGAAGGTAACTACTTCAACTATAAGGGGATGGAGGCTTTTACAAACATTAGAGAATTGCACATAAAAGAAAATAAAATAACAGATTTATCATTTTTAAACTCTTGTGAGAACTTAAAAAAGATAGATTTTTCTTATAATCATGTAAAAGACCTGTCACCCTTGAAAGCGTGTGAAAATCTCGAAAGTGTACAATTTGCTTTTAACCAAGTAACCGATTTATCTCCACTTACAAGTTTAACAAACATGACTGAGTTAAATGCAATTGGGAATCGGCTACAAACGATGGCCCCTGTTTCAGAGATGAAAGCAGTAAAGATTCTTTTATTGAATTTTAACCAAATTGAAGAACTTTCACCTCTAGAGGACCATCCAAATCTTGAAGAACTTCAAATATTAGAAAATAAAATAAACAGCGTAGAGCCATTATTGACTGCAATGAACTTAAGGAAATTATATGTTCAGGGAATTATCCCTATAGAAGACTACGACTTATTAAAGAAACACCCTAATTACTCGGAAAGATTTTTCCAATAA
- a CDS encoding HPr family phosphocarrier protein: MEQRQLDVQLRTGLQARPAAQFVQEANRFQSEVYLEKEGKKVNAKSIMGIMSLALGAGSQVTLSAEGNDEKEAIEALAAFISREN, encoded by the coding sequence GTGGAACAACGCCAATTAGATGTTCAATTAAGAACTGGACTACAAGCAAGACCAGCCGCGCAATTTGTGCAAGAAGCCAACCGCTTCCAATCAGAAGTATACTTAGAAAAAGAAGGCAAGAAGGTTAACGCCAAGAGTATCATGGGAATCATGAGCTTAGCATTAGGAGCTGGAAGTCAGGTTACATTATCAGCTGAAGGAAACGACGAAAAAGAAGCGATTGAAGCCTTGGCTGCTTTTATCTCAAGAGAAAATTAA